One region of Niallia sp. Man26 genomic DNA includes:
- a CDS encoding TetR/AcrR family transcriptional regulator: MGEKGNTRELILETASRLFQIQGYYGTGLNQIIAESNTPKGSLYYYFPSGKEELAIEAIKYTENVLLQKTKDILFSVNDAITAFQLHINEIAADFDKKESIHGMPIGLIASETASTCEPIRKTCLVTFEKWQAVYAEKLKESGFSAEEAADLSILINSMIEGAIVLCLTKQSGKPMRIVADKLPKLLSQEC; encoded by the coding sequence TTGGGTGAAAAGGGGAACACTCGTGAGTTGATCCTAGAGACTGCCTCTCGCTTATTCCAGATTCAAGGCTATTATGGAACTGGCTTGAATCAGATTATTGCAGAGAGCAATACACCAAAGGGATCACTTTATTACTATTTCCCTAGTGGTAAAGAGGAATTAGCAATAGAGGCAATAAAATATACAGAAAATGTGCTGTTGCAGAAGACAAAGGATATTCTGTTTTCCGTCAACGACGCAATAACAGCATTTCAGTTGCATATCAATGAAATCGCTGCTGATTTTGACAAGAAGGAAAGCATACACGGAATGCCAATCGGACTTATAGCGTCAGAAACAGCGTCGACATGTGAGCCAATTAGAAAGACTTGCTTAGTGACTTTCGAGAAATGGCAAGCTGTATATGCAGAAAAGCTTAAGGAAAGCGGATTTTCTGCTGAAGAGGCTGCAGATTTAAGCATACTTATCAATTCTATGATAGAAGGAGCCATCGTCCTGTGCTTAACAAAGCAATCAGGAAAGCCGATGAGAATTGTTGCAGATAAGCTTCCAAAGCTGCTGTCACAAGAATGTTAA
- the lmr(B) gene encoding lincomycin efflux MFS transporter Lmr(B) produces MEGRQFKTLPIVTSFLIAGFIGMFSETALNMALNDLIVIFNIEPTTVQWLTTGFLLTLGILVPISGLLLQWFKTRQLFFASLSFSILGTLIAALAPTFEFLLVARIVQAVGTALLLPLMFNTILLIFPPEKRGGAMGMIGLVIMFAPATGPTISGLIIENLTWHWIFWISLPFLVFALLFGIRYMENVSTVTKPKIDIVSIILSTLGFGGIVFGFSSAGEGGDHSGGWESPVVIVSLIVGVVSLILFSIRQFKMEQPMINLRAFKYPMFVLGLILVFMSMMLILSTMLLLPMYLQGGLGLTSFTAGLLLLPGGLINGFLSPVMGRLFDKYGPKWLVIPGLALCSVVLWFFTGITTTSTVALIIVLHSCLMIGVSMIMMPAQTNGLNQLPPQLYPDGTAIMNTLQQVAGAIGTAVGVSILASGQKNFLAGVSNPMDPANIPAALTSGVQSAFTFALIVAIIGFICSLVIKRVNPKH; encoded by the coding sequence ATGGAAGGAAGGCAATTTAAGACATTGCCTATCGTAACTTCTTTCTTGATTGCCGGTTTTATAGGTATGTTCAGTGAAACTGCCTTAAATATGGCATTGAATGATTTAATTGTTATTTTTAATATTGAGCCGACAACAGTTCAATGGCTGACAACAGGCTTTTTGCTTACATTGGGTATTTTAGTCCCAATTTCAGGATTATTGCTGCAATGGTTTAAAACTAGACAGCTTTTCTTTGCATCATTAAGTTTCTCTATATTAGGAACACTAATTGCTGCACTTGCACCAACCTTTGAATTTTTATTAGTGGCAAGAATTGTGCAGGCTGTCGGAACAGCGTTGCTGCTGCCGCTAATGTTTAACACGATTTTGCTAATTTTCCCTCCTGAGAAAAGGGGAGGAGCAATGGGAATGATCGGGCTTGTTATTATGTTTGCTCCAGCTACTGGGCCAACAATTTCTGGTTTGATTATTGAAAATCTGACATGGCATTGGATTTTCTGGATTTCCTTGCCGTTTCTAGTATTTGCTTTATTGTTCGGTATTCGTTATATGGAAAATGTCTCAACTGTAACAAAACCGAAAATTGATATAGTATCGATTATCTTGTCTACATTAGGCTTCGGCGGAATTGTATTTGGCTTCAGCAGTGCTGGAGAAGGCGGAGACCATTCAGGCGGCTGGGAAAGCCCAGTTGTAATTGTCTCTCTAATCGTAGGTGTAGTTTCACTTATTCTTTTCTCCATTCGTCAGTTTAAAATGGAACAGCCAATGATTAATCTTCGAGCATTTAAATACCCGATGTTCGTCTTAGGACTTATCTTAGTCTTCATGTCTATGATGCTTATTCTGTCTACGATGCTTCTTCTTCCAATGTATCTGCAAGGCGGTTTAGGTTTAACAAGCTTTACAGCAGGACTACTGTTGTTGCCTGGAGGTTTAATTAACGGATTCCTTTCACCAGTGATGGGAAGATTGTTTGATAAATATGGACCAAAATGGCTCGTCATTCCAGGTCTTGCCCTATGTTCAGTTGTTCTATGGTTCTTTACAGGAATTACAACAACATCAACAGTTGCGCTGATTATCGTGCTGCACAGCTGTTTAATGATTGGTGTATCCATGATTATGATGCCAGCACAAACAAATGGTTTAAACCAGCTGCCACCTCAATTATATCCTGATGGTACAGCGATTATGAACACATTACAGCAAGTTGCAGGAGCGATTGGTACAGCAGTCGGTGTATCTATATTGGCTTCTGGTCAGAAGAACTTCCTGGCAGGGGTAAGCAACCCTATGGACCCTGCTAATATTCCTGCTGCATTAACTTCAGGTGTACAAAGTGCCTTTACTTTTGCACTGATTGTAGCAATAATCGGATTTATTTGCAGTCTCGTAATAAAAAGAGTAAATCCAAAACATTAA
- a CDS encoding sugar transferase, translated as MREKSFNIYHDYTIVEGEKFSVPKEAEYYLYTKRCLDLLLASVGLILAIPIIAVFAILVVLESPGSPFYIQQRVGKNGNYFNLIKLRSMHNDAEKEGAKWAEANDPRVTKVGHFMRKTRIDELPQLLSVLKGDMSIVGPRPERPVFTAQFDSEIPGFAKRLAVRPGLTGLAQVSGGYEITPREKLQYDLEYISNLTFKLELKIMLKTVKVLVTGEGAR; from the coding sequence ATGCGTGAAAAGAGCTTTAATATCTACCACGATTACACCATTGTCGAGGGGGAAAAGTTCTCTGTACCAAAGGAAGCAGAATACTACTTGTATACAAAAAGGTGTTTGGATCTGCTGCTGGCAAGCGTTGGGCTAATTTTAGCAATACCGATTATTGCTGTCTTCGCAATTCTAGTTGTGTTAGAGAGCCCAGGCTCCCCATTTTATATACAGCAGCGCGTTGGAAAAAACGGAAATTACTTTAATTTAATAAAGCTTCGCTCTATGCACAATGATGCCGAAAAGGAAGGCGCTAAATGGGCCGAAGCAAATGACCCGCGTGTTACGAAAGTTGGTCATTTCATGAGAAAAACTAGAATAGACGAGCTTCCTCAGCTGTTATCTGTTTTAAAAGGAGATATGTCTATTGTTGGTCCGCGGCCGGAAAGACCAGTCTTTACTGCACAGTTTGACAGTGAGATTCCTGGTTTTGCGAAAAGGCTAGCAGTAAGACCTGGTTTGACTGGACTTGCTCAGGTAAGCGGAGGATATGAAATTACTCCTCGTGAAAAACTTCAGTATGATCTTGAGTACATTTCAAACTTGACGTTTAAGCTTGAACTGAAGATTATGCTGAAAACAGTAAAGGTATTGGTTACAGGTGAAGGCGCGCGCTAA
- a CDS encoding glycosyltransferase family 4 protein, with product MKILWITSVYPSKEQPGNGVFHETQVQALKKRGLEITVICPTPQNPAVLRALKKTYKRKTLPFYEVREGVKVYRPIYRALPGQLRWAQPDKRIAKAILKTIQDKSLQFDMIHAHFAMPSGGAAHIISKELQKPWLLTLHGSDVHIYPAFSRSANKAFQRSVHSADEVISIGRHLALAAKEKTGRDSFVLPIGINLSRFQAAALPKENVRKELKLPSDKQLITFIGRLVKEKGVYELAESLNRLPKNMAVVLVGDGPAMDDLKKHEQYGKRLFLPGQISNDKVKDYLQASDIFALPSYSEGMPTVVIEAISMKVPVICTAVGGVPDLFGEFNHLLIKPKSVDSIVERVLDYHSEKYDLPIIKDQLLQYVQDNFHVGRNAEVLEKRYRKLAWNEGKASLSIKGD from the coding sequence ATGAAGATTCTGTGGATTACGAGTGTTTATCCGAGTAAAGAACAGCCTGGCAATGGGGTATTCCATGAAACACAGGTTCAAGCTTTGAAAAAACGAGGGTTAGAGATAACGGTAATCTGCCCAACACCGCAAAACCCTGCCGTTTTAAGAGCGCTAAAGAAAACATATAAGCGCAAAACTTTGCCGTTTTATGAAGTACGAGAGGGAGTGAAGGTTTATAGGCCGATTTATAGAGCACTTCCAGGGCAGCTCAGATGGGCACAGCCGGACAAGAGAATTGCTAAGGCGATTCTAAAGACGATCCAAGACAAAAGTCTGCAATTTGATATGATCCACGCACATTTTGCGATGCCGTCAGGAGGCGCTGCTCATATTATTTCAAAAGAGCTGCAGAAACCATGGCTTTTAACACTGCATGGAAGTGATGTGCATATTTATCCTGCTTTTAGCAGAAGTGCCAACAAAGCATTTCAGCGCTCTGTTCACTCTGCCGATGAAGTGATATCAATCGGAAGACATCTTGCTCTAGCAGCAAAGGAAAAGACAGGCAGGGATAGCTTTGTTCTCCCTATTGGGATAAACCTTTCTAGATTTCAGGCTGCAGCATTGCCGAAGGAGAACGTAAGAAAAGAGCTTAAGCTGCCTTCTGACAAACAGCTGATTACCTTTATTGGAAGGCTTGTAAAGGAGAAAGGCGTGTATGAACTTGCTGAAAGTCTTAACCGACTCCCAAAAAATATGGCAGTTGTCTTAGTCGGAGATGGCCCTGCAATGGATGATTTAAAAAAGCATGAACAATATGGAAAAAGGCTGTTTCTTCCTGGCCAAATTAGCAATGATAAAGTGAAGGATTACTTGCAGGCAAGTGATATATTCGCATTGCCTTCTTATTCGGAAGGGATGCCGACTGTTGTCATAGAGGCAATATCTATGAAAGTGCCAGTTATTTGTACAGCAGTAGGCGGGGTACCCGACTTGTTCGGCGAGTTCAATCATTTGCTTATTAAGCCAAAGTCCGTTGACAGCATTGTTGAAAGAGTATTGGACTATCATTCAGAAAAATATGACCTTCCTATTATTAAGGATCAATTGCTTCAATATGTACAAGACAACTTCCATGTGGGCAGAAATGCTGAAGTCTTGGAAAAACGCTATCGGAAACTGGCATGGAATGAAGGCAAAGCTTCATTAAGCATTAAGGGGGATTAA
- a CDS encoding NAD-dependent epimerase/dehydratase family protein, translated as MSRAVVTGGAGFIGSHIVEELLANNYEVIVVDNFTTGHYRNISHLPIKIYDYDITDPSCIDFISSLNPEYIIHQAAQVSVAESVHDILHDENVNVKGSLHVIKAGIKASIKKIVFASSAAVYGNPHFLPVTTDHPTMPESPYGLTKLTVERYLQMAYKFYQLPYSILRYSNVYGPRQDAKGEGGVVSIFADKIAEGKAPVIFGDGEQTRDFIYVKDVAKANVKAMEAQGNICVNISTQTKITVNELWETMVKAGDIQLKAEHQAARPGDILHSTLCNQKTLDVLNWVPQTSLETGLKETLVFTRSMLQGTK; from the coding sequence ATGAGCAGAGCAGTTGTAACAGGTGGAGCAGGATTCATTGGTTCCCATATTGTCGAAGAATTATTAGCAAATAATTATGAAGTGATTGTAGTTGATAATTTCACTACAGGTCATTATCGAAATATTAGCCATCTTCCTATTAAAATCTATGACTATGATATTACCGATCCTTCCTGCATTGATTTTATATCATCATTAAATCCGGAATATATTATCCATCAGGCTGCCCAAGTAAGTGTAGCTGAATCAGTACATGATATATTGCACGATGAAAATGTTAATGTAAAGGGTTCACTGCACGTCATTAAAGCAGGCATTAAAGCATCCATAAAAAAAATAGTATTCGCTTCATCGGCTGCTGTTTATGGAAATCCGCATTTTCTGCCTGTTACGACAGATCACCCTACAATGCCTGAGTCTCCGTATGGGTTAACAAAGCTGACTGTTGAGCGCTACTTGCAAATGGCTTATAAGTTTTACCAGTTGCCATACAGCATCCTTCGGTACAGCAATGTTTATGGTCCAAGACAAGACGCGAAAGGAGAAGGCGGGGTTGTCTCTATATTTGCTGACAAGATAGCTGAAGGAAAAGCACCTGTTATATTTGGAGACGGCGAACAAACAAGGGACTTCATTTATGTAAAGGATGTAGCAAAGGCTAATGTTAAAGCGATGGAGGCGCAAGGGAATATTTGTGTAAATATCTCCACTCAAACCAAAATTACGGTCAATGAATTATGGGAGACAATGGTCAAGGCTGGTGACATCCAATTAAAAGCAGAGCATCAAGCTGCAAGGCCAGGGGATATTCTGCACAGCACTCTTTGCAATCAAAAAACATTGGATGTATTAAATTGGGTCCCGCAAACAAGCTTGGAAACGGGGTTAAAGGAAACGCTAGTTTTTACAAGGAGTATGCTCCAAGGAACAAAATGA
- a CDS encoding O-antigen ligase family protein: protein MESKQLVRQTIGALIVVMALLSLLYAIQNFDMKLLLLLLGGFGGLLLFLYLKSTIGLEDMVRGAVYALLITTFLNQSIININIGFFSLFLYRILLIAAVFIYFMYAISDKGLKKDFDGLSVKGIWLFLAIWLVYGTVSMLWARSIIETFKYMSLMWMGLLFVYLANVTFTRVSRLIIFYVIWMGMTLLLMAIGLVNHYLHIQLPTSSLYGAGEYRIGYPTAVFFNQNDFAAFLSISFFFYLAAAKNGSSIKVRIPALVLSVLSFYVIYLTQSRAGILSVLIGLCFYVFLLVNDKLKKLLLIGAFSAAGIAVLLFSGRLIGKFQHAFTQANLYGADETMPSNLARINLLRNIQQYIIDTFGIGVGAGNIPYYLKNHPVFSTGGVQQAHNWLAEIAGNFGIFILLGYVGLILSLFIQLYRIYKKANSRTYKMLLEASMLGLAAFMASSISPSTVSNLYFHWVLMGFIISVLSVFKKRIKAMDKGIVSHER from the coding sequence ATGGAAAGCAAGCAACTAGTTCGTCAGACAATTGGAGCGCTAATTGTTGTCATGGCATTACTCTCCCTTTTATATGCGATCCAAAATTTTGATATGAAGCTGCTGCTTCTTCTCCTCGGGGGCTTTGGGGGACTGCTCCTTTTTTTATACTTAAAATCGACTATTGGGCTGGAGGATATGGTGAGAGGGGCAGTTTATGCCCTTCTCATCACTACGTTTTTGAATCAGTCTATTATCAACATTAATATTGGTTTTTTTAGCTTGTTTTTGTATAGAATTCTGCTTATTGCTGCAGTATTTATTTATTTTATGTATGCCATTTCAGACAAGGGCTTAAAAAAAGACTTTGATGGTTTGTCTGTTAAAGGTATCTGGCTGTTTTTAGCAATATGGCTTGTGTATGGAACAGTATCCATGCTTTGGGCAAGATCGATTATCGAAACATTCAAGTACATGTCGCTTATGTGGATGGGCTTGTTGTTCGTCTACTTAGCAAATGTCACATTTACTAGAGTATCCCGTCTGATAATCTTTTATGTCATTTGGATGGGAATGACGCTTCTTTTAATGGCCATTGGATTGGTGAACCATTATCTGCATATTCAACTGCCAACCTCGAGCCTTTATGGTGCTGGCGAATACAGAATCGGCTATCCGACAGCAGTGTTTTTTAACCAAAATGACTTTGCTGCATTTTTGAGTATTTCTTTCTTTTTCTATTTAGCAGCAGCAAAAAACGGCAGCAGTATAAAGGTCCGAATTCCTGCTCTTGTTTTGAGTGTTTTATCCTTTTATGTCATCTATTTGACACAATCTCGCGCAGGTATCCTTTCCGTATTAATCGGGCTGTGTTTTTATGTTTTCCTGCTGGTCAATGATAAGCTGAAAAAGCTGCTTTTAATCGGTGCTTTTTCAGCCGCAGGGATTGCAGTCCTCTTGTTTTCAGGAAGATTAATAGGGAAATTCCAGCATGCTTTCACACAAGCAAACCTTTATGGAGCAGATGAGACGATGCCCTCCAATTTGGCAAGAATAAATCTGCTACGAAATATACAGCAGTATATTATTGATACATTTGGTATTGGTGTAGGAGCAGGGAATATTCCTTATTACTTAAAAAACCATCCTGTATTTTCTACGGGAGGTGTGCAGCAGGCGCATAATTGGCTGGCTGAAATAGCAGGCAACTTCGGGATTTTTATCCTTCTTGGTTACGTAGGGCTTATCCTTTCCCTGTTTATCCAATTGTACAGGATCTACAAAAAGGCAAACAGCAGGACATATAAAATGCTTTTAGAGGCAAGCATGCTTGGACTGGCAGCTTTTATGGCATCCAGTATCAGTCCCAGCACAGTCAGCAATTTGTATTTTCATTGGGTATTGATGGGCTTTATCATTTCTGTCCTGTCAGTGTTTAAAAAAAGAATTAAAGCAATGGATAAGGGGATTGTATCTCATGAAAGATAG
- a CDS encoding glycosyltransferase — MSFLKELVSVIMPSYNSKDYISFSIESVLKQTYPNWELIIVDDCSTDGTPDMLAEWAKADERIHVINRKENGGAAMARNTALDYSSGRYIAFLDSDDKWKPNKLELQLRFMEENNYAFTFTSYEYITKDGEQLEKQVHAPRIISYQDMLKNTIVGCLTVIVDRSIIGSFHMPNIRTRQDLATWLSILKKGHNAYGMKEILAEYRIGNDSISNNKWKSAQKTWFVYREIERLNLAKAAWCFSHYAYHAIRKRI; from the coding sequence GTGTCTTTCTTGAAAGAATTAGTTTCGGTAATTATGCCTTCATATAACAGCAAGGATTATATTTCGTTCAGCATTGAGTCTGTTTTAAAACAGACTTACCCTAATTGGGAGTTGATTATTGTCGATGATTGTTCGACAGATGGAACCCCTGATATGCTGGCAGAGTGGGCAAAAGCAGATGAGCGAATACATGTTATTAACAGGAAGGAAAACGGCGGAGCAGCTATGGCGCGAAATACAGCATTGGATTATTCGTCAGGGAGGTATATTGCCTTTTTAGACAGTGATGACAAGTGGAAGCCGAATAAACTGGAACTGCAGCTTCGTTTCATGGAAGAGAACAATTATGCCTTTACGTTTACATCGTATGAATATATTACAAAAGATGGAGAACAGCTGGAGAAGCAAGTTCACGCTCCGAGGATTATCTCCTATCAGGATATGCTGAAAAACACGATTGTCGGCTGTCTTACGGTCATCGTCGACAGAAGTATCATTGGTTCCTTCCACATGCCGAATATAAGAACTCGACAAGATTTGGCTACGTGGTTAAGTATCCTGAAAAAGGGACATAACGCTTATGGTATGAAAGAAATTCTGGCTGAATACCGTATCGGCAATGATTCTATTTCCAATAATAAGTGGAAATCAGCGCAAAAAACATGGTTTGTTTACCGGGAAATTGAGAGACTTAATCTCGCTAAAGCAGCATGGTGTTTTTCCCATTATGCTTACCATGCGATTAGAAAAAGGATATAA
- a CDS encoding glycosyltransferase, with product MKSIHVLVATAEWENDQLRYRRHRLAEYLQKQEKTAEVIWLCPGKSLDSEAVEILPNGIKQWKVADLGDNKLLRFSRFISIFYKKKLEKLVAYLQAKQSAYDINLWYTYPAFPILAEMFPWRKIVYDCSDLWAASIDGNKSAVNMLKYKIIQSSESRIIESAHTVTCTSVYLAEQVKDKLPIPKQKKVYTYENGVDFSLFQHNEKAAHVLADKGNGPVLGYIGGIKPKLDFALIQEAAEQRKDWQFLFVGPDGTNQSEEFQKLLKLPNVTWTGSVPPTLVSHYMNLIDIGIMPYKPSTYNKAIFPLKLFEFLAAGKAVIGTNLPSTKRYAENGIYTHLEGTSVSSFLKACEEIRINKAETETAERRISLAKTKDWNMIFAQMMEL from the coding sequence ATGAAATCAATCCATGTACTTGTAGCAACAGCAGAATGGGAGAATGACCAGTTGCGCTACAGAAGACATCGTTTGGCAGAATATTTGCAGAAACAAGAAAAAACAGCTGAAGTGATTTGGTTATGTCCTGGGAAATCTCTGGACAGCGAGGCAGTAGAAATACTTCCAAACGGTATTAAGCAATGGAAAGTTGCTGATTTGGGTGACAATAAGCTGCTTCGTTTCAGCCGCTTTATATCTATATTCTATAAGAAAAAACTAGAGAAACTGGTTGCTTATTTACAGGCAAAGCAAAGTGCGTATGATATCAACCTATGGTACACCTATCCTGCTTTTCCAATTCTTGCGGAGATGTTCCCTTGGAGAAAAATTGTATATGATTGCAGTGATTTATGGGCAGCATCCATTGATGGAAACAAATCTGCAGTAAATATGCTTAAGTATAAGATTATTCAATCAAGTGAGAGCAGAATTATCGAGAGTGCTCATACTGTTACATGCACCTCTGTCTATTTAGCTGAGCAAGTAAAAGATAAGCTGCCAATCCCAAAACAAAAAAAGGTCTATACGTATGAAAATGGGGTTGATTTTTCGCTGTTTCAGCATAATGAGAAAGCTGCGCACGTGTTAGCAGACAAGGGAAATGGACCTGTGCTAGGGTATATTGGCGGAATAAAACCGAAGCTGGACTTTGCTCTTATTCAAGAAGCAGCAGAGCAAAGAAAGGATTGGCAGTTTTTATTTGTTGGGCCTGACGGAACGAACCAAAGTGAAGAATTCCAGAAATTATTGAAGCTTCCGAATGTTACTTGGACAGGAAGTGTACCGCCAACATTAGTTTCCCATTATATGAATTTAATTGATATAGGAATTATGCCGTATAAACCATCTACTTATAACAAAGCAATATTTCCGCTTAAGCTGTTCGAATTTCTTGCAGCAGGGAAGGCAGTTATTGGGACGAACTTGCCGTCAACCAAAAGATATGCTGAAAATGGCATCTATACACATCTTGAAGGAACCAGTGTTAGCAGCTTCCTAAAAGCATGCGAAGAGATCCGCATTAATAAAGCCGAGACAGAAACAGCAGAGAGAAGGATATCACTGGCAAAAACCAAAGATTGGAATATGATTTTCGCCCAAATGATGGAGCTATAA
- a CDS encoding protoporphyrinogen oxidase: MKTIVVVGGGITGLSAMYYLQKLTREHKLDIKLILIEGEVSLGGKIHSIHKGDFIMETGADSIVARNKNVLPFVQELGLEEELVYNATGISYIHTRDKLLEIPKDSVFGIPMTLESLLSSELISQKGKLEALKDLLRTNKHFTKETSIGEFLEYFLGKEIVEKQITPVLAGVYSGGLYNLTMASTLPYLLEYKEKYGSIIRGLGKNKSQFQSASNKKFISFQNGLSTIINRLEEVLEDVEFKKGKAVESIKKEQDGYSISLAEGEAVQAQFIVLAAPHQAAEKILAESSLSTEFARLQNSSNITMYLAYDIPDEQLPKDGTGFIVAEDSDLTCNACTWTSRKWTHTSKSSSLLLRLFYKKSNPAYEQLNSLSEEELLKVAKKDIEKSLGITEKPISYEVTKWNELMPVYSLQHKSAIDTINAKMAELFPNVLLAGSSYYGVGIAACIANGEETAGKLTKSLL, encoded by the coding sequence TTGAAGACTATAGTCGTTGTCGGCGGAGGAATCACAGGATTGTCTGCCATGTACTATTTACAGAAATTAACACGAGAACATAAGCTGGATATTAAGCTTATCCTGATTGAAGGGGAGGTGTCGCTAGGCGGGAAAATTCACTCGATTCATAAAGGCGACTTCATCATGGAAACAGGCGCAGATTCAATTGTAGCACGAAATAAAAACGTTCTTCCCTTTGTACAGGAGCTTGGATTAGAAGAAGAGCTTGTCTATAATGCAACAGGGATTTCTTACATTCATACGAGAGATAAGCTTTTGGAAATCCCGAAGGACTCTGTATTCGGCATCCCTATGACATTAGAATCCTTGCTTTCGAGTGAGCTGATTTCCCAAAAAGGAAAGCTGGAAGCATTAAAGGATTTGTTAAGAACTAATAAGCATTTTACAAAGGAAACATCTATCGGCGAGTTTTTAGAGTACTTCTTAGGGAAAGAGATCGTCGAAAAGCAGATTACCCCTGTATTAGCAGGAGTATATTCTGGAGGTTTATATAACTTAACGATGGCATCAACGCTTCCATATTTACTTGAATACAAGGAGAAGTATGGCAGCATTATTCGAGGACTGGGCAAGAACAAAAGTCAATTCCAGTCTGCCTCTAATAAAAAATTCATCTCCTTCCAGAATGGACTTTCCACCATTATAAACCGGCTGGAGGAAGTGCTGGAAGATGTTGAATTTAAAAAGGGCAAAGCAGTTGAATCAATCAAGAAAGAGCAGGATGGCTACAGTATAAGTCTAGCAGAGGGTGAAGCTGTTCAGGCACAATTTATTGTGCTGGCAGCACCTCATCAAGCTGCAGAAAAAATCCTTGCTGAAAGCAGCCTTTCTACAGAGTTTGCTAGGCTTCAAAACTCTTCTAATATCACCATGTATCTTGCTTATGATATTCCAGATGAACAGCTGCCAAAGGACGGAACAGGCTTTATTGTGGCAGAGGACAGCGATTTGACTTGCAATGCCTGTACGTGGACAAGCAGAAAGTGGACACACACCTCCAAAAGCAGCAGTCTGTTGCTTAGACTTTTTTATAAGAAATCTAATCCTGCATATGAGCAGCTTAATTCATTGTCTGAAGAGGAACTGTTAAAGGTCGCTAAAAAGGATATTGAAAAAAGTCTCGGAATTACAGAAAAGCCAATCAGTTATGAAGTGACGAAGTGGAATGAGTTAATGCCGGTTTATTCCTTGCAGCATAAATCAGCAATAGATACGATAAATGCTAAGATGGCCGAGCTTTTTCCAAATGTATTATTAGCAGGAAGCTCCTATTATGGAGTTGGAATTGCAGCCTGCATCGCAAATGGAGAGGAAACAGCAGGGAAATTGACCAAGTCTCTACTTTAA
- a CDS encoding tryptophan-rich sensory protein, which produces MAYIILSLLFYVMMVGVNALANIIPINGQTTGEISNKLAVLVTPASYALMIWGFIYILLAIWLARGFMRKHRALIYSKTNSILFVLTCILNAGWILVWHYELFALSVAVILLLLLTLLFLYKAIKAASNRLFDIFPFSIYIGWISVASIVNISYYVTYIGLNVTDPLWTVSLLAIGGILGIFFRIFEKDWAYSLVIIWAYLAIAIKNWSSAQAVSYSALFISLLLLILVFIPFKKKRT; this is translated from the coding sequence TTGGCCTATATAATTCTGAGCCTATTGTTCTATGTGATGATGGTAGGAGTAAATGCCCTCGCCAATATCATTCCTATCAACGGGCAAACAACTGGCGAAATATCAAATAAATTAGCAGTGCTTGTAACTCCTGCTTCTTATGCTTTAATGATTTGGGGATTTATTTATATTCTATTAGCAATTTGGCTTGCGCGCGGCTTTATGCGCAAACACAGAGCACTTATATATTCGAAAACAAACAGCATTCTATTCGTGCTTACCTGCATTCTAAACGCCGGCTGGATACTCGTCTGGCATTATGAACTATTTGCCTTGTCAGTAGCCGTCATTCTGCTCTTGCTATTAACCTTGCTTTTCCTTTATAAAGCAATAAAGGCTGCGTCTAATCGTTTATTCGACATCTTCCCTTTTTCTATTTATATTGGGTGGATATCCGTAGCCTCTATTGTTAACATAAGCTATTACGTAACTTATATCGGCTTAAATGTCACTGACCCGCTTTGGACCGTTTCCCTGTTAGCTATTGGCGGTATTCTGGGGATTTTCTTTCGCATCTTTGAAAAGGATTGGGCATATTCCCTCGTTATTATCTGGGCTTATCTTGCAATAGCAATCAAAAATTGGTCATCTGCACAAGCTGTATCTTATTCGGCTTTGTTTATCTCACTGTTGCTGCTTATTCTTGTGTTTATACCATTTAAAAAGAAAAGAACATAA